In a genomic window of Ptiloglossa arizonensis isolate GNS036 chromosome 12, iyPtiAriz1_principal, whole genome shotgun sequence:
- the Set2 gene encoding SET domain containing 2 isoform X1 has translation MIRRIYGIKMARRRKTEMKTSVKSSLKYVPVRKSSRQIAKKQLEEKKVNGDVLQISYSNDAEDGRSTEEYQNQMLPKKNQNSLRKYNKQKNVPNSNLLVINEESEYSTSQYKKDTSESDSQDGIDIIIEHSEKLSPEDVQQVVVGNSIKETVTEPDSTEIEIWPEDVVEETIICEEMEVKEDVKSNSYSLRQEDDMMVKEVLLISNSSSLERKNFVEFTVIQNEGGLESMVMASNSRNTSNTEYCAMLKDICNLGRSETENSISTSCIDVPMTSNNKNGKSSNLEELYAHDTTTLSNQKDLHTDRNMFVKKSDETLSKEDAFCRIDNKLADMQISESSKEIQKLVNDLSNIESATSPLQIAINIEKEIPMNLDDESSSSILDKIEQLHHPNNSISLLDNIDKNITERNKSTSSDDKIDCADQHLLKSKVLRDKKVGNQRKIIQSQQINELLYGDSEADNKIDGDDTKLSSSSDNSNDTLLSLSNCKLTEFETKCNSNSNDIDKRIEFRSRSGSTDTTGSESGSNSSGVRRSSRIRSIGLMKQRSRGRGLVTKPNIDISKSSIQQEREKVSNNTVLVAQDVKVDNPPEPQSDKENNVSKAGNTFDSFTPLATTCNAIGYDSDSCKPVKVKSRWRRSSELEMGGSNTGFGSTSSVGSTFGTITTNMPESGLLMFKSATGTLTDIGSSDSGSGSTTTATNIQPTTEIEQVKEVLAAANNTTAVLIPRTIGAKISLPMVPEVEDREMEERLSQFEYLPENLYLTERYTNKETKRMVCDCFLTEEEIERGELGCGEDCLNRLLMIECGPRCVVGNRCTNKRFQNCEYAKCEVFRTEKKGFGLRAIVDLLAGEFIMEYVGEVVDPKDFRRRAKEYSKDKNKHYYFMALKSDQIIDATMKGNVSRFINHSCDPNSETQKWTVNGELRIGFFNKKFIAAGEEITFDYHFQRYGKEAQKCFCEAPNCRGWIGDTPEEEKEKTEKKEKREKDMRKKKGEKKQTDYMEDEDLEEEIDKLCSGGLKNRAHTLTLSRLMVRSRELEHRTRLLRLIQSGEHPCRRLFLDYHGLRLIWSYVMDISTNDSDEAQQFRLEVLKTLNTLPIPNKTMLMDSKIFNVVEKWSRRLYFSPNGDSPEDDQGKSKLSCEELQMMILMKTNYDINEKKSSYQLNDVDKHETNIENCIAINEMKSDNADQNLIPELASSLLAEWSNLKEVFRIPKKERIEQMKEHEREADRGYREELEKEEKRGTSYDRHRSDRYGRNESEKRGDRRRGRESPESEYTRMKDKRIEERSSLVPIPRMTKYERRQLFALKVAKEEEERQRRQQQESWQDHETRCLALGIDPHTTAMVDPQTGYPVFYNPSLGQWQHYPTQDGEINQQCTPVYVGGPQSVPGHSQSGIVPQNSHVLPPSIPSEISPGMSSSIPSGVSPVVYTLSQTSVFNQTTTAYSLLSHCHQQYPESQLSLSNNLVHGGTPPITIQAQSLYDHVEKQSDRQFPAKTFKATQPEIPPIDLPPKWKSATDTRGRIYYYHVKERISQWLPPPPDHIGVQPDSSSSSESSEESSSSNEDDEDIEEDNNEDQKNEELDLNNTLIEKSLNDSKHIMSKKSGVPNITGSSGLFPEGKKRREGLVQERIISPRREEVRVDHKTHKGIKEKLRRQKERAKFKEHVEKLRRHRRSNKSKSHSRHSLNKLQSPSTDLSTMSERKIKDTFRINMANVMVHFLNPYRKNDCKQGRITNTEDFKHLARKLTHFVLAKELKHCKSVDELQCNENVKHKAKDFVRKYMSKFGAVYQKSTDED, from the exons ATG ATTAGAAGAATATATGGAATTAAAATGGCTCGTAGACGTAAAACCGAAATGAAAACATCTGTGAAATCATCCCTTAAGTATGTACCTGTCCGGAAATCTAGTAGACAAATAGCTAAAAAgcaattagaagaaaaaaaagttaatGGAGATGTTTTACAAATATCTTACTCAAATGATGCAGAAGATGGTAGAAGTACCGAAGAATATCAGAATCAAATGCTCCcaaaaaagaatcaaaattcTTTAAGGAAGTATAACAAGCAGAAGAATGTCCCTAATAGTAATCTGCTTGTAATTAATGAAGAGAGTGAATACTCAACATCGCAATATAAAAAGGATACTAGTGAAAGTGACAGTCAAGATGGAATAGACATTATAATTGAACACTCTGAGAAACTTAGTCCCGAAGATGTCCAACAAGTAGTTGTTGGTAATTCAATTAAGGAAACTGTAACTGAACCTGACTCTACTGAAATTGAAATATGGCCAGAAGATGTAGTAGAAGAAACTATAATTTGTGAAGAGATGGAAGTGAAAGAAGACGTTAAAAGTAACAGTTATAGTTTGAGACAAGAAGATGATATGATGGTAAAAGAAGTATTGCTGATAAGCAATTCCTCATcattagaaagaaaaaattttgttgaatTTACTGTGATACAAAATGAAGGTGGTTTAGAATCCATGGTAATGGCATCTAATTCAAGAAATACATCTAATACTGAATACTGCGCCATGCTAAAAGATATTTGTAACTTAGGTAGATCTGAAACTGAGAATTCCATATCAACCTCGTGTATAGATGTGCCAATGACTTCTAACAATAAAAATGGTAAATCATCTAATTTGGAGGAATTATATGCTCATGATACAACAACACTCAGCAATCAAAAAGACTTACACACAGATAGAAACATGTTCGTAAAAAAATCAGATGAAACTCTATCTAAAGAAGATGCATTTTGCAGAATAGACAACAAATTAGCAGACATGCAAATTAGTGAATCTtcaaaagaaatacaaaaattagTTAATGATTTATCTAATATAGAAAGTGCAACATCTCCATTACAAATTGCTATTaatatagaaaaagaaattccaaTGAATCTTGATGATGAAAGTAGTTCATCAATATTGGATAAAATAGAACAGTTACATCATCCCAATAATTCTATTTCTTTGCTCGATAATATAGACAAAAATATAACAGAACGGAATAAATCCACTTCCAGTGATGATAAAATAGATTGTGCTGATCAgcatttattaaaatcaaaAGTTTTACGAGATAAAAAGGTTGGAAATCAACGAAAAATTATACAGTCACAACAGATTAATGAACTATTATATGGTGACAGTGAAGCAGATAATAAAATTGACGGAGATGATACAAAATTATCTAGTAGTAGTGATAATAGTAATGATACATTGTTATCTTTGAGTAATTGTAAACTTACAGAATTTGAAACAAAGTGTAATAGTAATTCAAACGATATTGATAAAAGGATTGAGTTTAGAAGTCGAAGTGGTAGTACTGATACAACAGGTTCAGAAAGTGGATCAAACAGTTCTGGTGTGAGGAGAAGTAGTAGAATTAGATCAATTGGTTTAATGAAACAAAG GTCTCGTGGGCGTGGTTTAGTTACAAAACCTAATATAGATATTTCAAAATCAAGTATTCAACAAGAACGGGAGAAAGTATCTAATAATACTGTTTTAGTTGCTCAAGATGTAAAAGTGGACAATCCACCTGAGCCACAATCAGATAAAGAGAATAACGTCAGTAAGGCTGGAAATACATTTGATTCGTTTACTCCACTAGCAACTACTTGCAATGCTATAGGTTATGACTCAGACTCTTGTAAACCTGTTAAAGTAAAATCACGATGGCGAAGATCGAGTGAACTTGAAATGGGTGGATCAAACACAGGATTTGGATCTACATCATCGGTTGGATCTACATTTGGAACCATAACTACAAATATGCCTGAATCAGGATTATTAATGTTTAAGTCTGCAACTGGAACTCTAACAGACATTGGCTCTTCAGATTCTGGATCTGGATctacaacaacagcaacaaataTTCAACCTACTACAGAAATAGAACAAGTGAAAGAAGTATTAGCAGCAGCTAACAATACCACTGCTGTGCTAATTCCAAGAACTATTGGTGCAAAAATTTCATTACCTATGGTTCCCGAGGTAGAAGATAGGGAAATGGAAGAACGCTTAAGTCAGTTTGAATATTTACCTGAAAATTTATATCTGACAGAAAG gtACACAAATAAGGAAACTAAACGAATGGTGTGCGATTGCTTTTTAACAGAAGAAGAAATTGAAAGAGGAGAACTAGGTTGTGGAGAAGATTGTCTCAATAGACTTCTTATGATAGAATG TGGACCTCGATGTGTAGTAGGTAATCGCTGTACAAACAAAAGGTTTCAAAATTGTGAATATGCTAAATGTGAAGTATTTAGAACAGAAAAAAAAGGGTTTGGTTTACGTGCCATAGTCGATCTGTTAGC GGGGGAATTTATAATGGAATATGTAGGTGAAGTAGTTGATCCAAAAGATTTTCGACGTAGAGCAAAAGAATATTCAAAGGATAAGAAtaaacattattattttatggCGTTAAAATCTGATCAAATTATTGACGCTACTATGAAAGGAAATGTTTCTCGCTTTATAAATCATAGTTGTGATCCAAATTCTGAAACACAAAAA TGGACAGTGAATGGTGAATTGAGAATAggctttttcaataaaaaatttatagccGCTGGCGAGGAAATTACATTTGATTATCACTTTCAACGTTATGG taAAGAGGCGCAGAAATGTTTTTGTGAAGCCCCTAATTGTCGTGGTTGGATCGGTGATACACCGgaggaagaaaaggaaaaaactgagaaaaaagaaaaacgcgagAAAGACATGCGAAAGaagaagggagaaaaaaaacagaCTGATTACATGGAAGACGAAGAT TTGGAAGAAGAAATAGATAAATTATGTTCAGGTGGTTTGAAAAATAGAGCTCATACATTAACATTAAGTCGATTAATGGTTCGCAGCAGAGAATTAGAACATAGAACACGTCTTTTACGTCTAATACAAAGCGGAGAGCATCCGTGTCGAAGATTATTTTTGGATTATCATGGTTTACGTTTAATTTGGAGTTATGTTATGGATATTTCTACAAACGATTCTGATGAAGCACAACAATTTCGGCTAGAAGTTCTGAAGACTCTAAATACACTTCCTATACCtaataaaacaatgttaatggaCAGTAAAATTTTTAACGTGGTCGAAAAATGGTCCAGACggttgtatttttctccaaatgGCGACTCCCCAGAAGACGATCaaggaaaatcaaaattaagTTGTGAGGAATTACAAATGATGATATTAATGAAAACAAATTATgatattaatgaaaaaaaaagctcTTATCAGTTAAACGATGTAGACAAACATGAGactaatattgaaaattgtataGCAATTAACGAAATGAAATCAGATAATGCAGATCAAAATCTCATACCTGAACTAGCTTCAAGTCTTTTAGCTGAATGGTCAAATTTGAAAGAAGTTTTCCGAAtaccgaaaaaagaaagaattgagCAAATGAAAGAGCATGAAAGGGAAGCAG ATCGCGGATACAGAGAAGAAttggaaaaggaagaaaaaagaggaacaTCATATGACAG GCACAGGTCTGACAGATATGGAAGAAATGAATCAGAAAAGCGTGGAGATAGAAGACGAGGACGAGAATCTCCAGAATCTGAATATACTAGAATGAAAGATAAAAGAATAGAGGAAAGAAGTAGCTTGGTTCCAATTCCACGAATGACAAAGTATGAACGTAGACAATTATTTGCCTTAAAAGTTGCTAAAGAGGAAGAAGAGCGACAGCGCCGCCAGCAGCAAGAATCATGGCAAGATCATGAGACTAGGTGTCTGGCATTAGGTATAGATCCTCACACGACTGCTATGGTAGATCCACAAACTGGTTATCCTGTTTTTTACAATCCATCACTTGGACAGTGGCAACATTATCCTACACAAG ATGGAGAAATAAATCAACAATGTACTCCTGTGTATGTAGGAGGACCTCAATCAGTACCTGGCCATTCTCAATCTGGAATAGTACCTCAAAATTCACATGTCCTCCCACCATCAATTCCTTCTGAAATATCACCTGGTATGTCTAGTAGCATACCTTCAGGTGTATCTCCAGTAGTGTACACATTAAGTCAAACATCCGTGTTCAATCAAACCACAACAGCATATTCTTTACTATCTCATTGTCACCAACAATATCCCGAAAGTCAATTGTCACTTTCAAACAACTTAGTTCATGGTGGAACACCTCCTATTACAATTCAAGCTCAGTCTCTCTATGATCATGTTGAAAAGCAATCAGATCGGCAGTTTCCTGCAAAAACATTTAAAGCAACACAACCAGAAATACCTCCTATAGATTTGCCACCAAAATGGAAAAGTGCAACCGATACCAGGGGTAGAATATATTACTATCATGTAAAAGAACGTATATCACAATGGTTACCTCCACCACCAGATCATATTGGAGTTCAGCCAGATTCATCATCATCTTCAGAATCCAGTGAGGAATCTAGTTCATCAAATGAAGATGATGAAGATATTGAAGAGGATAATAACGAAGATCAGAAAAATGAAGagttagatttaaataatactttaatagaaaaatcattAAATGATTCTAAGCATATTATGTCTAAAAAAAGTGGTGTTCCTAATATAACTGGAAGTTCAGGACTTTTTCCAGAAggtaaaaaaagaagagaaggatTAGTTCAAGAAAGAATCATCAGT CCACGCCGAGAAGAAGTTCGTGTAGATCATAAAACGCACAAAGGAATAAAGGAAAAATTACGACGTCAAAAAGAAAGAGCAAAATTTAAAGAACATGTTGAAAAATTACGAAGACATCGACGTAGTAACAAATCGAAATCACATTCACGTcatagtttaaataaattacagtCGCCTTCAACCGATTTATCTACAATGtcggaaagaaaaattaaagatactTTTAGGATAAATATGGCAAATGTGATGGTACACTTTTTGAATCCATACAGAAAAAATGATTGTAAACAAGGTAGAATAACTAATACGGAAGATTTTAAACATCTTGCAAGAAAG CTTACACATTTTGTACTCGCAAAAGAATTAAAACACTGTAAAAGTGTTGATGAATTACAGTGTAATGAAAATGTTAAACATAAAGCTAAAGATTTTGTACGTAAGTATATGAGTAAGTTTGGTGCAGTATACCAGAAAAGTACAGACGAAGATTAa
- the Set2 gene encoding SET domain containing 2 isoform X2 encodes MIRRIYGIKMARRRKTEMKTSVKSSLKYVPVRKSSRQIAKKQLEEKKVNGDVLQISYSNDAEDGRSTEEYQNQMLPKKNQNSLRKYNKQKNVPNSNLLVINEESEYSTSQYKKDTSESDSQDGIDIIIEHSEKLSPEDVQQVVVGNSIKETVTEPDSTEIEIWPEDVVEETIICEEMEVKEDVKSNSYSLRQEDDMMVKEVLLISNSSSLERKNFVEFTVIQNEGGLESMVMASNSRNTSNTEYCAMLKDICNLGRSETENSISTSCIDVPMTSNNKNGKSSNLEELYAHDTTTLSNQKDLHTDRNMFVKKSDETLSKEDAFCRIDNKLADMQISESSKEIQKLVNDLSNIESATSPLQIAINIEKEIPMNLDDESSSSILDKIEQLHHPNNSISLLDNIDKNITERNKSTSSDDKIDCADQHLLKSKVLRDKKVGNQRKIIQSQQINELLYGDSEADNKIDGDDTKLSSSSDNSNDTLLSLSNCKLTEFETKCNSNSNDIDKRIEFRSRSGSTDTTGSESGSNSSGVRRSSRIRSIGLMKQRSRGRGLVTKPNIDISKSSIQQEREKVSNNTVLVAQDVKVDNPPEPQSDKENNVIKSRWRRSSELEMGGSNTGFGSTSSVGSTFGTITTNMPESGLLMFKSATGTLTDIGSSDSGSGSTTTATNIQPTTEIEQVKEVLAAANNTTAVLIPRTIGAKISLPMVPEVEDREMEERLSQFEYLPENLYLTERYTNKETKRMVCDCFLTEEEIERGELGCGEDCLNRLLMIECGPRCVVGNRCTNKRFQNCEYAKCEVFRTEKKGFGLRAIVDLLAGEFIMEYVGEVVDPKDFRRRAKEYSKDKNKHYYFMALKSDQIIDATMKGNVSRFINHSCDPNSETQKWTVNGELRIGFFNKKFIAAGEEITFDYHFQRYGKEAQKCFCEAPNCRGWIGDTPEEEKEKTEKKEKREKDMRKKKGEKKQTDYMEDEDLEEEIDKLCSGGLKNRAHTLTLSRLMVRSRELEHRTRLLRLIQSGEHPCRRLFLDYHGLRLIWSYVMDISTNDSDEAQQFRLEVLKTLNTLPIPNKTMLMDSKIFNVVEKWSRRLYFSPNGDSPEDDQGKSKLSCEELQMMILMKTNYDINEKKSSYQLNDVDKHETNIENCIAINEMKSDNADQNLIPELASSLLAEWSNLKEVFRIPKKERIEQMKEHEREADRGYREELEKEEKRGTSYDRHRSDRYGRNESEKRGDRRRGRESPESEYTRMKDKRIEERSSLVPIPRMTKYERRQLFALKVAKEEEERQRRQQQESWQDHETRCLALGIDPHTTAMVDPQTGYPVFYNPSLGQWQHYPTQDGEINQQCTPVYVGGPQSVPGHSQSGIVPQNSHVLPPSIPSEISPGMSSSIPSGVSPVVYTLSQTSVFNQTTTAYSLLSHCHQQYPESQLSLSNNLVHGGTPPITIQAQSLYDHVEKQSDRQFPAKTFKATQPEIPPIDLPPKWKSATDTRGRIYYYHVKERISQWLPPPPDHIGVQPDSSSSSESSEESSSSNEDDEDIEEDNNEDQKNEELDLNNTLIEKSLNDSKHIMSKKSGVPNITGSSGLFPEGKKRREGLVQERIISPRREEVRVDHKTHKGIKEKLRRQKERAKFKEHVEKLRRHRRSNKSKSHSRHSLNKLQSPSTDLSTMSERKIKDTFRINMANVMVHFLNPYRKNDCKQGRITNTEDFKHLARKLTHFVLAKELKHCKSVDELQCNENVKHKAKDFVRKYMSKFGAVYQKSTDED; translated from the exons ATG ATTAGAAGAATATATGGAATTAAAATGGCTCGTAGACGTAAAACCGAAATGAAAACATCTGTGAAATCATCCCTTAAGTATGTACCTGTCCGGAAATCTAGTAGACAAATAGCTAAAAAgcaattagaagaaaaaaaagttaatGGAGATGTTTTACAAATATCTTACTCAAATGATGCAGAAGATGGTAGAAGTACCGAAGAATATCAGAATCAAATGCTCCcaaaaaagaatcaaaattcTTTAAGGAAGTATAACAAGCAGAAGAATGTCCCTAATAGTAATCTGCTTGTAATTAATGAAGAGAGTGAATACTCAACATCGCAATATAAAAAGGATACTAGTGAAAGTGACAGTCAAGATGGAATAGACATTATAATTGAACACTCTGAGAAACTTAGTCCCGAAGATGTCCAACAAGTAGTTGTTGGTAATTCAATTAAGGAAACTGTAACTGAACCTGACTCTACTGAAATTGAAATATGGCCAGAAGATGTAGTAGAAGAAACTATAATTTGTGAAGAGATGGAAGTGAAAGAAGACGTTAAAAGTAACAGTTATAGTTTGAGACAAGAAGATGATATGATGGTAAAAGAAGTATTGCTGATAAGCAATTCCTCATcattagaaagaaaaaattttgttgaatTTACTGTGATACAAAATGAAGGTGGTTTAGAATCCATGGTAATGGCATCTAATTCAAGAAATACATCTAATACTGAATACTGCGCCATGCTAAAAGATATTTGTAACTTAGGTAGATCTGAAACTGAGAATTCCATATCAACCTCGTGTATAGATGTGCCAATGACTTCTAACAATAAAAATGGTAAATCATCTAATTTGGAGGAATTATATGCTCATGATACAACAACACTCAGCAATCAAAAAGACTTACACACAGATAGAAACATGTTCGTAAAAAAATCAGATGAAACTCTATCTAAAGAAGATGCATTTTGCAGAATAGACAACAAATTAGCAGACATGCAAATTAGTGAATCTtcaaaagaaatacaaaaattagTTAATGATTTATCTAATATAGAAAGTGCAACATCTCCATTACAAATTGCTATTaatatagaaaaagaaattccaaTGAATCTTGATGATGAAAGTAGTTCATCAATATTGGATAAAATAGAACAGTTACATCATCCCAATAATTCTATTTCTTTGCTCGATAATATAGACAAAAATATAACAGAACGGAATAAATCCACTTCCAGTGATGATAAAATAGATTGTGCTGATCAgcatttattaaaatcaaaAGTTTTACGAGATAAAAAGGTTGGAAATCAACGAAAAATTATACAGTCACAACAGATTAATGAACTATTATATGGTGACAGTGAAGCAGATAATAAAATTGACGGAGATGATACAAAATTATCTAGTAGTAGTGATAATAGTAATGATACATTGTTATCTTTGAGTAATTGTAAACTTACAGAATTTGAAACAAAGTGTAATAGTAATTCAAACGATATTGATAAAAGGATTGAGTTTAGAAGTCGAAGTGGTAGTACTGATACAACAGGTTCAGAAAGTGGATCAAACAGTTCTGGTGTGAGGAGAAGTAGTAGAATTAGATCAATTGGTTTAATGAAACAAAG GTCTCGTGGGCGTGGTTTAGTTACAAAACCTAATATAGATATTTCAAAATCAAGTATTCAACAAGAACGGGAGAAAGTATCTAATAATACTGTTTTAGTTGCTCAAGATGTAAAAGTGGACAATCCACCTGAGCCACAATCAGATAAAGAGAATAACGTCA TAAAATCACGATGGCGAAGATCGAGTGAACTTGAAATGGGTGGATCAAACACAGGATTTGGATCTACATCATCGGTTGGATCTACATTTGGAACCATAACTACAAATATGCCTGAATCAGGATTATTAATGTTTAAGTCTGCAACTGGAACTCTAACAGACATTGGCTCTTCAGATTCTGGATCTGGATctacaacaacagcaacaaataTTCAACCTACTACAGAAATAGAACAAGTGAAAGAAGTATTAGCAGCAGCTAACAATACCACTGCTGTGCTAATTCCAAGAACTATTGGTGCAAAAATTTCATTACCTATGGTTCCCGAGGTAGAAGATAGGGAAATGGAAGAACGCTTAAGTCAGTTTGAATATTTACCTGAAAATTTATATCTGACAGAAAG gtACACAAATAAGGAAACTAAACGAATGGTGTGCGATTGCTTTTTAACAGAAGAAGAAATTGAAAGAGGAGAACTAGGTTGTGGAGAAGATTGTCTCAATAGACTTCTTATGATAGAATG TGGACCTCGATGTGTAGTAGGTAATCGCTGTACAAACAAAAGGTTTCAAAATTGTGAATATGCTAAATGTGAAGTATTTAGAACAGAAAAAAAAGGGTTTGGTTTACGTGCCATAGTCGATCTGTTAGC GGGGGAATTTATAATGGAATATGTAGGTGAAGTAGTTGATCCAAAAGATTTTCGACGTAGAGCAAAAGAATATTCAAAGGATAAGAAtaaacattattattttatggCGTTAAAATCTGATCAAATTATTGACGCTACTATGAAAGGAAATGTTTCTCGCTTTATAAATCATAGTTGTGATCCAAATTCTGAAACACAAAAA TGGACAGTGAATGGTGAATTGAGAATAggctttttcaataaaaaatttatagccGCTGGCGAGGAAATTACATTTGATTATCACTTTCAACGTTATGG taAAGAGGCGCAGAAATGTTTTTGTGAAGCCCCTAATTGTCGTGGTTGGATCGGTGATACACCGgaggaagaaaaggaaaaaactgagaaaaaagaaaaacgcgagAAAGACATGCGAAAGaagaagggagaaaaaaaacagaCTGATTACATGGAAGACGAAGAT TTGGAAGAAGAAATAGATAAATTATGTTCAGGTGGTTTGAAAAATAGAGCTCATACATTAACATTAAGTCGATTAATGGTTCGCAGCAGAGAATTAGAACATAGAACACGTCTTTTACGTCTAATACAAAGCGGAGAGCATCCGTGTCGAAGATTATTTTTGGATTATCATGGTTTACGTTTAATTTGGAGTTATGTTATGGATATTTCTACAAACGATTCTGATGAAGCACAACAATTTCGGCTAGAAGTTCTGAAGACTCTAAATACACTTCCTATACCtaataaaacaatgttaatggaCAGTAAAATTTTTAACGTGGTCGAAAAATGGTCCAGACggttgtatttttctccaaatgGCGACTCCCCAGAAGACGATCaaggaaaatcaaaattaagTTGTGAGGAATTACAAATGATGATATTAATGAAAACAAATTATgatattaatgaaaaaaaaagctcTTATCAGTTAAACGATGTAGACAAACATGAGactaatattgaaaattgtataGCAATTAACGAAATGAAATCAGATAATGCAGATCAAAATCTCATACCTGAACTAGCTTCAAGTCTTTTAGCTGAATGGTCAAATTTGAAAGAAGTTTTCCGAAtaccgaaaaaagaaagaattgagCAAATGAAAGAGCATGAAAGGGAAGCAG ATCGCGGATACAGAGAAGAAttggaaaaggaagaaaaaagaggaacaTCATATGACAG GCACAGGTCTGACAGATATGGAAGAAATGAATCAGAAAAGCGTGGAGATAGAAGACGAGGACGAGAATCTCCAGAATCTGAATATACTAGAATGAAAGATAAAAGAATAGAGGAAAGAAGTAGCTTGGTTCCAATTCCACGAATGACAAAGTATGAACGTAGACAATTATTTGCCTTAAAAGTTGCTAAAGAGGAAGAAGAGCGACAGCGCCGCCAGCAGCAAGAATCATGGCAAGATCATGAGACTAGGTGTCTGGCATTAGGTATAGATCCTCACACGACTGCTATGGTAGATCCACAAACTGGTTATCCTGTTTTTTACAATCCATCACTTGGACAGTGGCAACATTATCCTACACAAG ATGGAGAAATAAATCAACAATGTACTCCTGTGTATGTAGGAGGACCTCAATCAGTACCTGGCCATTCTCAATCTGGAATAGTACCTCAAAATTCACATGTCCTCCCACCATCAATTCCTTCTGAAATATCACCTGGTATGTCTAGTAGCATACCTTCAGGTGTATCTCCAGTAGTGTACACATTAAGTCAAACATCCGTGTTCAATCAAACCACAACAGCATATTCTTTACTATCTCATTGTCACCAACAATATCCCGAAAGTCAATTGTCACTTTCAAACAACTTAGTTCATGGTGGAACACCTCCTATTACAATTCAAGCTCAGTCTCTCTATGATCATGTTGAAAAGCAATCAGATCGGCAGTTTCCTGCAAAAACATTTAAAGCAACACAACCAGAAATACCTCCTATAGATTTGCCACCAAAATGGAAAAGTGCAACCGATACCAGGGGTAGAATATATTACTATCATGTAAAAGAACGTATATCACAATGGTTACCTCCACCACCAGATCATATTGGAGTTCAGCCAGATTCATCATCATCTTCAGAATCCAGTGAGGAATCTAGTTCATCAAATGAAGATGATGAAGATATTGAAGAGGATAATAACGAAGATCAGAAAAATGAAGagttagatttaaataatactttaatagaaaaatcattAAATGATTCTAAGCATATTATGTCTAAAAAAAGTGGTGTTCCTAATATAACTGGAAGTTCAGGACTTTTTCCAGAAggtaaaaaaagaagagaaggatTAGTTCAAGAAAGAATCATCAGT CCACGCCGAGAAGAAGTTCGTGTAGATCATAAAACGCACAAAGGAATAAAGGAAAAATTACGACGTCAAAAAGAAAGAGCAAAATTTAAAGAACATGTTGAAAAATTACGAAGACATCGACGTAGTAACAAATCGAAATCACATTCACGTcatagtttaaataaattacagtCGCCTTCAACCGATTTATCTACAATGtcggaaagaaaaattaaagatactTTTAGGATAAATATGGCAAATGTGATGGTACACTTTTTGAATCCATACAGAAAAAATGATTGTAAACAAGGTAGAATAACTAATACGGAAGATTTTAAACATCTTGCAAGAAAG CTTACACATTTTGTACTCGCAAAAGAATTAAAACACTGTAAAAGTGTTGATGAATTACAGTGTAATGAAAATGTTAAACATAAAGCTAAAGATTTTGTACGTAAGTATATGAGTAAGTTTGGTGCAGTATACCAGAAAAGTACAGACGAAGATTAa